From a region of the Arachis ipaensis cultivar K30076 chromosome B09, Araip1.1, whole genome shotgun sequence genome:
- the LOC107619273 gene encoding probable glutathione S-transferase encodes MEDLKLHGFWYSPFTMRVVWTLKLKGLAYENIEEDRYNKSPQLLEYNPVHKKTPVLVHGGKPICESMIIVQYIDELWPQNPLVPHDPYERAQARFWVAYSEQMILGQKD; translated from the exons ATGGAAGATTTGAAGTTACATGGATTTTGGTATAGTCCCTTTACGATGAGGGTGGTATGGACCCTGAAGTTGAAGGGTCTAGCATATGAGAACATTGAAGAAGATCGCTACAATAAGAGTCCTCAACTTCTAGAATACAACCCTGTGCATAAGAAGACTCCAGTGCTTGTTCATGGTGGAAAACCCATTTGTGAGTCCATGATCATTGTTCAATACATTGATGAGTTATGGCCACAGAATCCATTGGTCCCTCATGATCCCTATGAGAGAGCTCAAGCAAGGTTTTGGGTTGCATATTCTGAACAAATG ATTCTT